The DNA region ATGATGGACCGGGGAAATGTTTGAAAAGCCACAAAAAGGTTCCCGTTAATCTCACTCAAGTAATTGATCAGCTTCTTGAGATTGTGCTTAAGTACCCACTTGTGAAAGGTCAGGAAGATTCTGAGTGTGACTCAACTTCCATGGACATAGATGAGCCTACCATGAAGGTGAAGGGTAAATCTAAGGTTGAAGAGGCTGGGATATTAGAGCCTGAATCTGAAAGGTCTACAGGACTGGTGAAGGTGACTTTTGTCCTCAAGTTATTGAGTGACATTCTTCTAATGTATGGGCATGCAGTAGGTGTCATACTCAGACGTGATTCTGAAATGTGTCAATTCCGTGGATCTAATCAGCCTTCTGGACATAGTGGTATTATTCATCACGTATTACATCGGTTGTTACCTCTCTCTGTTGATAAATCTGCCGGACCTGATGATTGGAGAGGTAAGTTGTCTGAAAAGGCTTCATGGTTTTTGGTAGTTTTGTGTGGTCGATCTGGTGAAGGGCGCAAACGAGTGACAAATGAACTTGTTAAAGAATTGATGTCTTTTTCAAATCTGGAGAGCAATTCAATGAAAAACAGCTTATTGCCAGATAAAAGGCTATTCACTTTTGTTGATCTAGTGTATTCTATTTTGTCAAAAAATTCGTCATCTGGTAGCCTACCTGGTACTGGATATTCACCTGATATTGCAAAAAGCATGATAGATGGTGGAATCATTCAGTGGCTAACTAGTATTCTGCAAGTGGTTGATTTGGATCATCCTGATGCACCCAAAATTGTGAATCTTATACTCAAAGGTTTAGAAGGTCTTACAAGAGCTGCCAATGCAAGTGAGCAAATCTTTAAATCTGATGGAACTGAAAAGAAAAGATCTGCTGGTTTAAATGATAGATCTGATGATCAAATAACAGCACCATCTGCAGCTGAAGCAGTGGCACATGATCAGAATGTGGGCAGTCAAGAAGCAATCAGAGATACAATGGATAATGCACTTGATCAAGGAACTTCTCAAGGTGATGATCGTGCTGATAATCCAAATCAATCAATGGAACAAGATATGAGAGTAGAAGAACGGGGAGTAATGGCTCAAAACCCACCAATGGAACTTGGAATGGACTTCATGCGAGAAGAGATGGAAGAAGGTGGTGTCTTGCACAACCCAGATCAAATTGAGATGACTTTTCATGTTGAGAATAGGGCTCATGATGACATgggtgatgaagatgatgatatgGGTGACGAAGGTGATGAGGATGAGGATGATGATGAGGGAGAGGATGAGGACGAGGATATAGCAGAAGATGGTGGGGGCATGATGTCCTTGGCAGACACTGATGTGGAGGATCATGATGATGTTGGCTTTGGAGATGAATACAATGATGAGATgattgatgaagatgatgatgattttcaTGAGAATCGTGTTATAGAGGTGAGGTGGAGGGAAGCTCTTGATGGCTTGGATCACTTGCAGATACTTGGCCAACCTGGATTTATAGATGTGGCTGCTGAGCCTTTTGAAGGTGTTAATGTGGATGACCTTTTTCGTCTTCAGAGTTTTGAACGCCGCCGTCAGACTGGTAGGTCTTCCTTTGAGAGATCTGCCACAGAAGTAAATGGTTTTCAACATCCTCTCCTTGTTAGACCTCCACCATCTGGCGATTTTGTCTCAATGTGGTCGTCAAGTGGTAATTCTGCATCCCGAGATTCAGAAACCCTGCCATCTGGGAATCTTGATGTGGCCCATTTCTACATGTTTGATGCACCTATTCTTCCATATGATCATGTGCCAAGTAGTCTGTTTGGAGACCGTTTGGGTGGTGCAGCACCTCCACCTCTAACAGATTATTCTGTGGGTATGGGCTCATTGCATCTACCTGGAAGAAGAGTGTTAGGTAATGGTAGGTGGACTGATGATGGTCAGCCACAAGGAAGTGCTCAAGCCGCTGCCATTGCGCAAGCAGTAGAGGAACAATTCCTAGCTCAACTGTGCAGTGTAGCTCCTGAAAGCAGTCCTGTTGAACGACAGTTACAGAATTCTGGAGAACAAGAGAACAAGTCTGATGCTCTTGCATCACATGATGATCCAATATTGACTGCTGGAACTGACTCTACTTCTCAGCAGATTGATAGTCAGGAGCAAGAAAATGGTAATGGAATCAGAGCTCAGCAAATCAATGATGGTGCTCTTTGTGAGGAAGAGATAAATGTAGACTCTGGTGCTCAAGATACAGCTGAAGACCTGCAAGCTAATGAGCCTATGTCGGTTCAACCAGTTTCATTGACTATCATGCCAAATGGTCTTGATTGCACAGTGATTGAAGAAAATGCCACTCATGATGAGAATGTAGAAATAGCTCAGGCATTTGTCAATTCATCTATTAATTCTGATGCTGCTATACAATGTGAAAGTGGTGCTGATGTTCCTACTAGCATCCACAATGTGCCAGTTGAGTCCATGGAATGCAATGGATCATCAAATGCTGACGGGCAGCCTCCTAATGTTGAGTTAGGGGACTCTGGTTTTGAAACTCTTAATCCAGGTGATTCCCATGCATCATCAATTTATGCTAGTGCTGATGTTGATATGGGTGGTACTGATGCTGAAGGAAATCAATCAGAGCAACCAACTGTATCTGAAGACAGGAGGGATGAGATGTTATCAACTCAGAACACTGAGGTTGCTCCAGATGCAACTCAGGCCGACCAAGTTAGTGCAAATAATGAAGCTTCCGGTGCTAATACTATCGACCCTACCTTTTTGGAGGCTCTGCCTGAAGATCTTCGGGCAGAAGTTCTGGCATCCCAACAAGCTCAGTCTGTTCAACCTCCAGCTTATGCACCACCATCTGCAGAAGATATTGATCCCGAGTTTTTAGCTGCTCTTCCTCCAGATATTCAAGCAGAAGTTTTGGCCCAACAAAGAGCTCAAAGGGTTGCCCAGCAGGCTGAAGGACAGCCAGTTGACATGGATAATGCCTCTATAATTGCTACTTTTCCTGCTGATTTGCGTGAAGAGgtttaaatctttattttctgttgtgcacttattttgtgaaaatatgACATGATTATAACCCTTGTATTTTGCTTTGTACTAGGTTCTTTTGACTTCTTCGGAAGCTGTTCTGTCAGCACTACCATCCCCGTTGCTTGCAGAAGCTCAAATATTGAGGGATCGAGCAATGAGTCATTATCAAGCTCGCAGCCTTTTCGGGAGCAGCCACAGGCTTAACAATCGAAGAAATGGTCTTGGATTTGACCAGCGACCTGTGATGGATCGGGGTGTTGGAGTTACAATAGGGAGGAGATCTGTTCTTACAGATAGCTTGAAGGTGAAGGAGATTGAAGGTGAGCCACTACTTGATGGAAATGCATTAAAAGCTTTGATCCGGCTTCTACGACTGTCACAGGTAACTCTGTTCTCTTCATGATGGTAGTAGTCTTTTAGTACCATTCTCATGCTGGAAGTGAaaaggcattttttttattcctaatatTTTGCTTGCTATTTATTCTGtagatttttattataagattttCAGTGTGTGGGCGGACATATATGTTTTAGTTGTCCATGTTTGTATCTATGTGATTATAATAACTTGCTgataatttttgtcattttttcagCCCCTTGGAAAAGGCCTTTTGCAGAGACTCTTGTTAAACTTATGTGCACATAGTGTTACAAGGGCCActcttatttatcttttgcttgaCATGATTAAATCTGAAGCTGAAGGCTCTGTAGGTAGACCAGCGACATTAAATTCCCAGAGGCTTTTTGGTTGTCACTCGAACACAGTTTATGGTCGATCTCAATTGTTGGATGGTAACATTTGTACTTTAGTCAGGGAAAGAATCTTTATGTGCTTATTTCaatattattgttaatttttgctGATCATTCCCATCATGTGTTCAAACCAGGTCTTCCTCCTCTTGTGTTCCGCCGAATTCTTGAGATTCTAACTTATTTGGCCACAAATCATTCTGCTGTtgcaaaaatgttgtttcactTTGATCAATCAGTTATTCCAGATTCTTCATCTCCAGTTAAGGTGCATATGAAtgagaaagggaaagagaagGTTATTGAAGGGGGACCATCACCTAATTCCTCTGGAGCTCAGACAGGGGATGTTCCCCTAGTGCTCTTTTTGAAGCTCTTGAACCGACCCCTGTTTCTACGCAGCAATGCTCATCTTGAGCAGGTCATGGGTCTGATTCAAGTTGTAGTTGATACTGCAGCTTCAAAATTAGAAAGTCAATCACAGTCTGAAAAAGGAATGGCAGATACCCAAAATTTGTCAACCAGTGAAGCTCCAAGTAATACTGAAAAGGATGCTGCTTTGGTGGAGTCGGACTCTAATCAACAAGATAAGCATGCAGATGTAAATCCATGCCCTTCTGAAGGGAAGAAGAATGTAGATATGTACAATATCTTCTTGCAGTTGCCGCAATCTGATTTGCGAAATTTGTGCAGTCTTCTTGGTCGGGAAGGGTACTACCCATAACCTTTtcatatttatgttttgtttttgttatgtaTGCTTATCAGAatatttttgctttctttttcatacTGTCTCACCTGTTAATTCACATTTCCCTCAGTATTTTTCTAGCTCTTTTTAGTTGGGATGAATAAAAGTGACTAATCTGACAATTTTTAGGCTTTCGGATAAAATGTATATGCTTGCTGGTGAGGTGGTGAAGAAGTTGGCTTTCATTGTTCCCTCCCATAGGAAGTTCTTTACTTTAGAGCTTTCAGAATCAGCTCATGCATTGACAGGTTCAGCCATCAGTGAGCTTGTCACACtacagaaaacaaatatgcttggTTTGAGTGCTGGTTCTATGGCTGGTGCAGCCATTCTACGAGTGCTGCAAGCTCTTAGTTCACTCACTTCACTTAATACTTTGGGTGATATGGATATGGAAAATGATGTGGATCAGCATGATGATCAAGCAACTATTTGGAATTTGAATACTGCACTCGAACCATTGTGGCAAGAACTGAGTAATTGTATAAGTGCAGCTGAGATGCAGCTTGGACAGAGCTCTTTCTCTTCTAACATGTCAAACATAAATGTTGCGGAGAATCTGCAAGGTTCCTCTACTTCACCACCTCTTCCTCCTGGGACACAGAGACTCTTGCCTTTCATTGaggctttttttgttttgtgtgaaAAGCTACAAGCAAATGAATCCTTCATGCAGCAAGACCATTGCAATGCAACTGCCAGAGAAGTCAAGGAGTCTGCTGGTTCAGCTTCAACAAGTGTTAAAATTGGTGGAGACCCACAGCGAAAATATGACGGTGCTATCACTTTCACGAGGTTTACTGAGAAGCATCGCCGACTGTCAAATGCTTTCATTAGGCAGAATCCAGGATTGTTGGAGAAATCACTTTCCATGATGCTCAAGGCACCAAGGCTGATTGACTTTGATAACAAGAGAGCCTATTTCCGCTCAAGAATAAGGCAACAACATGACCAACACTTGTCTGGGCCATTGCGTATAAGTGTAAGACGGGCTTACATTTTGGAGGACTCTTATAATCAGCTAAGGATGCGTCCTACTCAAGATCTAAAGGGGCGATTAAATGTGCAATTTCAAGGTGAAGAGGGTATTGATGCCGGTGGTCTCACCAGAGAATGGTATCAGCTGCTGTCAAGGGTCATATTCGATAAAGGTGCTTTACTTTTCACAACAGTGGGCAACAATGCAACTTTCCAACCAAACCCTAATTCAGTATACCAGACTGAACATCTCTCATACTTCAAGTTTGTTGGCCGAGTGGTACGTTCTACAAACGTATTCTGTATGTGGTCTCGGGATAAAATAGAACCTCCTTCCCCCCAATCTCCTTCCTTTATATTGCTGGATTTTAGATATATTAAAGCTACCTATGGTACGGGTATTACACTTAAGGTTAAAGGTTGAGTGGTTATGGTTCTTTGACACTTGTTATGATCTTTCATGCAGGTGGGGAAGGCTTTGTTTGATGGGCAACTGCTGGATGTTTACTTTACTCGATCTTTCTATAAGCATATACTTGGTGTTAAGGTTACATACCATGATATTGAAGCGGTTGATCCTGATTACTATAAGAATTTGAAATGGATGCTGGAGGTGAGTATTAATTTACAATCTTTACCACTTTATTGTCTATTTTCCTCTTAGACACCAACATCCAACTGCATATAGGAGAGTGTCATATGGAGCTTGGTGTACAGTCTCATCAGTGGGGTGAGAGGGATGAAAATGTTGGTAGTGAGAGGGACAGAGTGACTTGGAGGCAGCATGTGTGTTTTAGCAAGGATTCATGTATAAAATGGTGACTTCAGAAATTGTTAACTTATCTAGGGTGGGAGATTAATCAATGGATATAATTGGATAGGATACAAACTTATATGATTGGATGGTAAATGAGCATACTGTGTTCGAGATATACTTGTTTTCTGCAtttatattgtttaattttatttttgtatgtaCTTAACAGAATGATGTGAGTGATATTCCTGACCTGACATTTAGCATGGATGCTGATGAGGAAAAGCACATACTTTACGAGAAGAATGAGGTAAAAGagcattttattttggtttaccaTGTCTTGGCTACGTACAagcttaaaagtaaaaaaaaaaatgcatttgttCCATAAAATCTTGTTGAAACTTTTAAGTTTAATCTGACATTATTTTaggtaatttaaaaatttaaatatattaactcCAGACAAATTCTTATGAATTCTCCTATCCATTGCTTTTGCCATCTCCCAAAATTCTGAAACAGGTCACTGATTATGAGCTTAAACCTGGAGGAAGGAACATAAGGGTCACAGAAGAAACAAAGCATGAGTATGTTGATCTTGTTGCTGAACATCTTTTGACAAATGCCATCCGTCCTCAAATTAATTCCTTTCTAGAAGGTTTTAATGAATTGGTACCACGAGAACTTATATCCATATTTAATGACAAAGAGCTTGAGCTTCTCATTAGTGGTCTTCCAGAAATTGATTGTAAGTTGATTTCATCATTAGATAAATTATgtagtatatttttaatcttcaaTGATGCATCTGAATGGTGATATTTTCCTTACAGTGGATGACTTAAAGGCCAACACCGAGTATACCGGTTATACAGTGGCATCAAATGTTGTTCAATGGTTCTGGGAGGTGGTCAAAGCTTTCAACAAGGAAGACATGGCAAGATTACTGCAATTTGTGACTGGAACGTCAAAGGTGATGTAGTGGAAACATTGATTTCctatctaataaaatataaaaatttcaatgacATGCTAAGGGTACCTGTCCCATATAATAAACAAAAGGCAGAAAAGGAATCACAGACACATACACACAAGGCAAATCAGGAAGTCTCTTGAGAGTAACAAATGTATGGCCAAAGATTAGTTCTTGTGGCAATAGCTCTGATGTGCTCTCTTATACATGCATGCGTGCACACCCTTGTTGGGGTGCTTCTTCTATTGTTGGTGTCATCTTAGGGAAAAAATACAAGCTTTATTTTAGGTATTTAATCTCCTTTGAATTCACTTTGCTAACAGCCTTGCTAACTTGTTTTTCAGGTTCCTTTGGAGGGTTTTAAGGCCTTGCAAGGCATCTCTGGTCCACAAAGGTTTCAGGTTCACAAGGCATATGGAGCTCCTGATCGACTTCCATCAGCTCATACTTGGTGAgtaaacattatatatattctGTTCAGGTCCATATGATTACTGCAAATTGAGTTTCAGCCATCCTAATTCCTTATCTCTTCTTTCAATTGCTCTTTAGCTTCAATCAACTTGACCTTCCTGAGTATACCTCTAAGGAACAGCTTCAAGAACGTTTGTTACTTGCCATCCATGAGGCTAGTGAAGGGTTTGGTTTTGGTTGACCAGCACTTTggtgcaatatttttttttttgcacagcggTTCCACCATTTGTGTCTCCAACTTGTCATTTGGAGGTCAGACATCTCTTTCCTCGTATGTCTGTGTGTATATATCTGTGTTTATAAGTATCTTCCATATGATAATCAGAGGAAAATTTTCATGTGCTAAATTGGTCAAACTAATATTCTAATAAATCTTCAAGCTTATGCTTTTGTTTAAATACCATTTAGATCCAAATGGAgagttaatatttttcatcCCAAAAAAATAAGAGGGACTTCTAATTGTGGTTGTAGACTTGAGTTGTAGAAGAtttgatcaaatttttatttcttgaaagaatAATCACTTATGCTTCCCTTCTCTTTGATCAGAAGGAGTTCGTGCTGCTATTCTGTTGTGGGCACTATTGGTAAGCATCACAATGAGTCAATGAGGCATTCTGATGTTGGTGATCAATTTATTCTGATGCTCTCCCTGCAAAAATGGCTAGAATGTTTTTTTCATTGTATAATTCTGCCATGCCTAGTTTGGGAGCTTTCTGACAGCCTTCATACTGTGTCAAGCTTTTGCAATATGGTCCAATCTTAATTTATATGTAGTTTCTATGGCCAAACAGCCTTTTATAGTTCTAGAATTTTCTAATAAGATTGAGGATGTACATATTCTGGAATACATAATTGATGTTTTTGCTCCAGAAAGAAATTGTTCGATTCATTAAAGAGGAGTCTGAAAGATGATGATGCGATGGAACTTGATCACATACTGCAGCAAATTGCAggaatatagattaaaaaactAGATTTATTATGTCGTTTCCAATTCCTATGTAAAAAACACTGCGCGCttgaatttgttaaaaaatgaactgtttttttgagacaaaaaaaaaagaataacttgataaatataaaacatgctTGTATGTTTGACTTCTAGAAAATTGAAAGCACCTAACTCAAGTATATATTAAACATTCCATTAACACAAGTAGATTTATTATCTCTcgcatattatatttttgttttttctccattttttttggtATACACTTTGATATCTTTCATGAAAGATGCTCTTTGATAAGCTTTTCTTTCAAGTATTTCAAGTAATTGTatattaagaatttaaatttaagatcactgattaaattataatgttaGTGGATTTAAGCACTGgacgcttttttttttttccttttattaaatAACTTTAAAGAGCTTGTTTTGGATGTAGTAAACTAGATAGGGTGAAATTAGTGaagaaacaaatgaagaaatatgatattttcattgatagattttaaaaagagaaaagaatgaaatttGTATTAATGGCTAAATTATGTATTTGAtactttatcttattttttagacTTACTTTAActtcttatatttaataaaaaaaattaatttagtcttttatgttttaaattaagGCCAAATTGATCTTTTATATTTAACagccacaaaaaaaaatacttactaACTTGGATATGTTTCTGAACGGGGTTTAACTACTGCAATTTCGACTAAATTGGTCgaaatatttaacaaaactcCTTCATCAATTTTAAGATGTATGAagctgtataagagaaatcacatatgaaaattttgaagtTCTTTGTGAAGGGTAAACAAGTAAGAAttattttgtaacaatttttaattgttattataataaaattatttacaaagtGATGTAATGATACATTGactcaatttaaaatataaaagattaaattaaattttataaaagataaaagattagaATCTAAAAAGTAAGATAAGGATGAAAtgtgtaatttagtttttaaaaataaaataattttttatgcataaaaatataaagtgtttttaattaaaataaataagaaggtaaaataTTCAGATTTGTTGGggaataaattttattcaattttttttttacaatttctttctttctacttTCTCCTGTTAGAGCCTATGTTGGTTTTTTCATCCAAGAATGATGAAAAACACAAGTTGCACCACCAACTAACCTTGTACTTGAAAGTGGAGTAAAGGCTTTGGGGGAGAAAACAATTGAAAGGGTTTGATATGGGTGGGagcaagaagaggaagaggaagagaaacGAAGAGCAAAGGGGAGGCACAGTGTATTCAGAAAGAGAAAACCCACCAGACTTTGCTCTTTTGGCTTCTCTCTACCCTGAATTTCACCCTTTTGTTCAATTCTTACATTCTCACTCTCGCCCCACCATCGATTGGACCGACTTCAATGCCACTCGCCAACTCACGCGCGTCTTGCTCCATCATCGCCACGCTCTCAACTGGTTCTcatatcttttctttcatttcacaGTAACACAGTAGTATTGACTGTATTTGAATTTGATGTCAATTCTTTTCTGTGTTATTCGAGCCCTATGGGCTATGAAGACAGTGACACCGACACCGACACACCTATCAAACACACCAAATTCAATCCGGACACAGGCGTCGGTGTCGTGTCGGTGTCGGACACCGGACACGACAAGGGACAAGGGACTAGAGTGTCTGTGCTTCATAGCCTATGGGCACATACCCGCTTCAGAATAGCCACTTTTTATCCCATTTTCCTTGCAAAGTAGCAATTTTTATGCCAAACCTGTTGGAATGTGTTTTGTAGGTGGATTCCTGATGGAAACCTCTGTCCAACTGTGCCAAACAGGTCCAATTACATTCATTGGCTTCAACACCTTCTCTCATCTGACATC from Glycine soja cultivar W05 chromosome 8, ASM419377v2, whole genome shotgun sequence includes:
- the LOC114421504 gene encoding E3 ubiquitin-protein ligase UPL1-like isoform X1; its protein translation is MKLKRKRALEVPPKIRCFIDHVTSVPLEKIEEPLKGFVWEFDKGDFHHWVDLFNHFDSFFEKYVKPRKDLQIDDDFLDLDPPFPRESVLQILRVIRIILDNCTNKHFYSSYEQHLSALLASTDPDVVEASLETLATFLKKTVGKYSIRETSLNSKLYALAQGWGGKEEGLGLIASAVPNGCDPIACELGCTLHFEFYAVNESESDVKVTEPLVQGLQIIHLCDVNKCMETDLELLHKLVTEYKVPASLRFSLLTRLRFARAFGSLASRQQYTCIRLYAFIVLIQACADADDLVWFFNAEPGFINELVSLLSYEDAVLEKIRILCLHSLAALCQDRSRQQSVQTAVTSGGHRGILSSLMQKAIDSVTSDTSKWSVHFAEALLSLVTVLVSTSSGCSAMREAGFIPTLLPLLKDTNPQHLHLVEKAVRILEAFMDYSNPAAALFRDLGGLDDTISRLKIEVSNVENGGKPPDDNSESSARSVNMVGSSSTGLDDTQPLYSEPLISYHRRLLMKALLRAISLGTYAPGNTARIYGSEENVLPHCLCIIFRRAKDFGGGVFSLAATVMSDLIQKDPTCFPVLDSAGLPSAFLDAIMDDVLNSADAITCIPQCLDALCLNSNGLQAVKDRNSLRCFVKVFTSRTYLRALAGDTPASLSSGLDELMRHASSLRGPGVEMLVEILETISKIGSAVDSSSLSPDPCSSTSVPMEMDGEDKSLILPNNKESSKADDTEQITEPSPDVPIVNVEPFLPDCVNNIARLLETILQNADTCRIFVEKKGIEAILQLVALPLMPPSISVGQSISVAFKNFSPQHYVSLARAVCSFLREHLKSTNEILDLVGGTQLALVESAKQTKVLKYLASLEAVLTLSVFLLKGSTTVVSELSTSDADVLKDLGKTYKELIWQISLCNDSKAEEKKNADQEPEVAQVPPSTAVERESDDDSNIQTVRSLWRGARELVSVVRGESLHRRSRHGLSRIRGGRTGRHLEALNIDSEAASSALEAPLSQDLKKKSPDVLGLEILNKLASTLRSFFTALVKGFTSPNRRRADSGSLSSASKTLGAVLATNFFEALSFSGHSTYAGLEMSLSVKCRYLGKVVDDMAALTFDSRRRSCYTAMVNNFYVHGTFKELLTTFEATSQLLWTLPYSLPLSDIDVGKKGEGGKLSHNTWLLDTLQSYCRLLEYFVNSSFLLSATSASQTELLVQPVAVGLSIGLFPVPRDPEVFVRMLQSQVLDVILPVWNHPMFCSCSPGFIASIISLVTHVYSGVGDVKRNHSNIVGSTNQRFMPPPPDEATIATIVEMGFSRARAEEALRRVETNSVEMAMEWLFSHADDPVQEDDELARALALSLGSSSESTKAESAEKTIDVLTEEGHVKKPPVDDILAASVKLFQSSDSVPFQLTDLLVTLCSQGKGDDRPKVISYLLQQLKLCPLDLSQDNCALSVLAHILALLLFEDVSTREIAAQNGIISTIIDILTNFKGRQELGKEIPVPKCISALLLILDQMVQSRPKVENIEGTQTASLPDSSGEQFPDTVLPKENKSNGNEKEPAMAFENILGKSTGFATIDESRKLLDIACDLIKQHVPAVVMQAVLQLCARLTKTHALALQFLEKGSLVALFNLPRTCFFPGYDSVVSAIVRHLLEDPQTLQTAMELEIRQTLSGNRQSGRVSPRSFLTSLAPVISRDPMVFMKAAAAVCQIETSGGRTVVVLSKEKEKSKSSSVEVGLSSNECVRIPESKPHDGPGKCLKSHKKVPVNLTQVIDQLLEIVLKYPLVKGQEDSECDSTSMDIDEPTMKVKGKSKVEEAGILEPESERSTGLVKVTFVLKLLSDILLMYGHAVGVILRRDSEMCQFRGSNQPSGHSGIIHHVLHRLLPLSVDKSAGPDDWRGKLSEKASWFLVVLCGRSGEGRKRVTNELVKELMSFSNLESNSMKNSLLPDKRLFTFVDLVYSILSKNSSSGSLPGTGYSPDIAKSMIDGGIIQWLTSILQVVDLDHPDAPKIVNLILKGLEGLTRAANASEQIFKSDGTEKKRSAGLNDRSDDQITAPSAAEAVAHDQNVGSQEAIRDTMDNALDQGTSQGDDRADNPNQSMEQDMRVEERGVMAQNPPMELGMDFMREEMEEGGVLHNPDQIEMTFHVENRAHDDMGDEDDDMGDEGDEDEDDDEGEDEDEDIAEDGGGMMSLADTDVEDHDDVGFGDEYNDEMIDEDDDDFHENRVIEVRWREALDGLDHLQILGQPGFIDVAAEPFEGVNVDDLFRLQSFERRRQTGRSSFERSATEVNGFQHPLLVRPPPSGDFVSMWSSSGNSASRDSETLPSGNLDVAHFYMFDAPILPYDHVPSSLFGDRLGGAAPPPLTDYSVGMGSLHLPGRRVLGNGRWTDDGQPQGSAQAAAIAQAVEEQFLAQLCSVAPESSPVERQLQNSGEQENKSDALASHDDPILTAGTDSTSQQIDSQEQENGNGIRAQQINDGALCEEEINVDSGAQDTAEDLQANEPMSVQPVSLTIMPNGLDCTVIEENATHDENVEIAQAFVNSSINSDAAIQCESGADVPTSIHNVPVESMECNGSSNADGQPPNVELGDSGFETLNPGDSHASSIYASADVDMGGTDAEGNQSEQPTVSEDRRDEMLSTQNTEVAPDATQADQVSANNEASGANTIDPTFLEALPEDLRAEVLASQQAQSVQPPAYAPPSAEDIDPEFLAALPPDIQAEVLAQQRAQRVAQQAEGQPVDMDNASIIATFPADLREEVLLTSSEAVLSALPSPLLAEAQILRDRAMSHYQARSLFGSSHRLNNRRNGLGFDQRPVMDRGVGVTIGRRSVLTDSLKVKEIEGEPLLDGNALKALIRLLRLSQPLGKGLLQRLLLNLCAHSVTRATLIYLLLDMIKSEAEGSVGRPATLNSQRLFGCHSNTVYGRSQLLDGLPPLVFRRILEILTYLATNHSAVAKMLFHFDQSVIPDSSSPVKVHMNEKGKEKVIEGGPSPNSSGAQTGDVPLVLFLKLLNRPLFLRSNAHLEQVMGLIQVVVDTAASKLESQSQSEKGMADTQNLSTSEAPSNTEKDAALVESDSNQQDKHADVNPCPSEGKKNVDMYNIFLQLPQSDLRNLCSLLGREGLSDKMYMLAGEVVKKLAFIVPSHRKFFTLELSESAHALTGSAISELVTLQKTNMLGLSAGSMAGAAILRVLQALSSLTSLNTLGDMDMENDVDQHDDQATIWNLNTALEPLWQELSNCISAAEMQLGQSSFSSNMSNINVAENLQGSSTSPPLPPGTQRLLPFIEAFFVLCEKLQANESFMQQDHCNATAREVKESAGSASTSVKIGGDPQRKYDGAITFTRFTEKHRRLSNAFIRQNPGLLEKSLSMMLKAPRLIDFDNKRAYFRSRIRQQHDQHLSGPLRISVRRAYILEDSYNQLRMRPTQDLKGRLNVQFQGEEGIDAGGLTREWYQLLSRVIFDKGALLFTTVGNNATFQPNPNSVYQTEHLSYFKFVGRVVGKALFDGQLLDVYFTRSFYKHILGVKVTYHDIEAVDPDYYKNLKWMLENDVSDIPDLTFSMDADEEKHILYEKNEVTDYELKPGGRNIRVTEETKHEYVDLVAEHLLTNAIRPQINSFLEGFNELVPRELISIFNDKELELLISGLPEIDLDDLKANTEYTGYTVASNVVQWFWEVVKAFNKEDMARLLQFVTGTSKVPLEGFKALQGISGPQRFQVHKAYGAPDRLPSAHTCFNQLDLPEYTSKEQLQERLLLAIHEASEGFGFG